The following DNA comes from Plectropomus leopardus isolate mb unplaced genomic scaffold, YSFRI_Pleo_2.0 unplaced_scaffold5071, whole genome shotgun sequence.
CATTCATAGACGTTATGCCACTGAACTGTAGACAGGAATCATTTCCATGTCTCagcatgtggtgtgtgtgcctgtgaagTGCCAGCAGTGGTAAACAGAGTCCGATCCCTCACACTTCATCTCAGGGCAGTGTCCTGGATACAGGCCAGCAGGGTTAGTGATCCTCTCCTACCTctctcctgctccctctctgcccacaaactttgttttttcagctttgaaCGAGGACTACAGCCACCACACAACATATCAGActtaaaaacaagacttttaaCTTCTGATTTATGGCATTTTATAGTTAAAAATTGGACTTCAACTCCTCAAGTTGGAATCGGTCCTGTTTATTTGCAGCTTGTTTATAACTTGTCATCGGCTctaatttgggtgtttttcatCCTCCTGACTGTGTTTCATTTCTGTCAGGTACAATGGCTCTTGGAGTGCTTAATTCGCAAGTTAAAAATTCCCTGAGTGGGAGTGCATTTTTCGACCGCGGTTCTATAGAGGAACAGGAACCACCGCCTCCACTCCGCAGCTACCTTTGTTTGACTATTTTCACCTGCTTTTGTCCTGCATACCCCGTCAACATTGTGGCCCTGGTCTTCTCTATCATGGTAAGCCTTTCCTAAATTTATATATCATCAGACA
Coding sequences within:
- the LOC121939565 gene encoding transmembrane protein 233-like translates to MALGVLNSQVKNSLSGSAFFDRGSIEEQEPPPPLRSYLCLTIFTCFCPAYPVNIVALVFSIMSRNSYYQGDYDGSRRLGRNALYVAVASIIIGLLIIAIFCIVHFTTMDF